One genomic window of Mauremys mutica isolate MM-2020 ecotype Southern chromosome 5, ASM2049712v1, whole genome shotgun sequence includes the following:
- the LOC123371141 gene encoding growth-regulated alpha protein-like, protein MSRPESFAPGSPLLLLLLAACAALCRGAPMAGELRCHCLQTEAALIHPKRVAHVELIPEGPHCGVPEVIATTKHGKKVCLDPNVPWVQLIVTRILNSKSNKL, encoded by the exons ATGAGCCGCCCCGAGAGCTTCgcccccggcagccccctgctgctgctgctgttagcgGCCTGCGCCGCGCTGTGCCGGG GTGCCCCCATGGCCGGCGAGCTGCGGTGCCACTGCCTGCAGACCGAGGCCGCGCTGATCCACCCCAAGCGCGTCGCCCACGTGGAGCTGATCCCCGAGGGGCCCCACTGCGGGGTGCCAGAAGTCAT AGCCACCACGAAGCACGGCAAGAAAGTCTGTCTGGATCCCAACGTGCCCTGGGTCCAGCTGATCGTCACCAGGATCCTGAACAG TAAATCTAACAAGCTGTGA